One genomic region from Oncorhynchus clarkii lewisi isolate Uvic-CL-2024 chromosome 21, UVic_Ocla_1.0, whole genome shotgun sequence encodes:
- the LOC139378907 gene encoding fatty-acid amide hydrolase 2-A-like has protein sequence MALTRLERAQAWILSACMGVLFALFRLLSPRRSRGLIKLLPVTNPLLMMSAMQLAQRIRRREVSSVEVVQAYIDRIQEVNPLLNAMVQDRFAAALLEAAQVDKLIEEETGGEDVLEDRLPLLGVPLTVKEAFALQGMPNTAGVVSRRGVLSAGDAPPVALLKRAGAIPLGVTNSSELCMWSESHNHLYGICNNPYDLERTPGGSSGGEGSILGGGASVIGIGSDIGGSIRMPCFFNGVFGHKTTPGVISNDCQYPPASGRHEDYLSTGPMCRYAEDLLPMLRIMAGPNAHKLSLSVEVDLRNLRFFSIPHDGGSPLVSAVDEQLLQAQRRVVERLESDLGVKVQEVRLSGLKYGFQIWDTYMGLPDKEGKRPTPFQVLMGEPGRPVWPVWELAKWMMGRSPHTMAAIGLALVEITSSSKPSPFILKQKEKLQKEVEELLGTDGVLLYPTHPHLAPKHHHPLFTPFNFAYTGVINILGLPVTQCPLGLSVEGLPLGVQVVTGKLQDRLSLAMALYLEKTYGGWRDPGAV, from the exons ATGGCGTTGACCCGGCTAGAACGGGCCCAGGCATGGATTCTGAGTGCGTGCATGGGCGTGCTCTTTGCGCTCTTTCGGCTCCTCTCTCCACGGCGGTCCCGTGGATTAATCAAACTTCTTCCAGTCACCAACCCTCTGCTGATGATGTCTGCGATGCAGCTCGCGCAAAGGATTCGTCGGAGAGAG GTGTCGAGCGTGGAGGTGGTGCAGGCCTACATTGACAGGATTCAGGAGGTGAACCCGCTGCTCAATGCTATGGTGCAGGACAG gttTGCAGCAGCGttgctagaggcagcccaggtggACAAGCTGATCGAGGAGGAGACCGGGGGAGAGGATGTTCTGGAGGATAGACTTCCCCTGCTGGGGGTCCCCCTCACTGTCAAAGAGGCCTTCGCTCTACAGG GCATGCCCAACACCGCAGGTGTGGTTTCCCGGCGCGGGGTCCTTTCAGCGGGGGACGCCCCTCCCGTGGCCCTGTTGAAGAGGGCCGGGGCCATCCCCCTGGGGGTCACCAACTCCAGCGAGCTCTGCATGTGGTCCGAGTCCCACAACCACCTGTACGGCATTTGCAATAACCCCTATGACCTGGAGAGGACACCAGGCGGCAGCTCAG GTGGAGAGGGTAGCATACTTGGCGGTGGAGCATCAGTGATCGGGATAGGTTCTGACATCGGTGGAAGTATCCGTATGCCGTGCTTCTTCAATGGCGTTTTTGGCCATAAAACCACACCAG GTGTAATCTCTAATGATTGTCAGTACCCCCCTGCCTCTGGTCGTCATGAGGACTACCTCAGTACTGGCCCCATGTGTCGCTATGCTGAGGACCTTCTGCCCATGCTCAGGATCATGGCTGGACCCAATGCTCACAA ATTGTCTTTGTCCGTTGAGGTGGATCTGAGGAACCTGCGTTTCTTCTCTATCCCTCACGATGGAGGCTCTCCTCTGGTGAGTGCTGTAGATGAACAGCTCCTTCAAGCCCAGAGGAGG GTGGTGGAGCGGCTCGAGTCTGACCTAGGGGTCAAGGTTCAGGAGGTGCGTCTCTCTGGGCTCAAATATGGCTTCCAGATCTGGGATACGTACATGGGGCTCCCCGACAAGGAGGGCAAG CGCCCCACACCCTTCCAAGTGTTGATGGGGGAACCAGGGAGGCCGGTGTGGCCAGTGTGGGAGTTGGCCAAGTGGATGATGGGAAGGTCCCCTCACACCATGGCTGCTATTG GCCTGGCCTTGGTAGAGATTACCAGCTCATCCAAGCCCTCTCCCTTCATCCTGAAGCAGAAAGAGAAGCTACAGAAGGAGGTTGAGGAGCTGTTGGGTACAGACGGGGTTCTCCTGTACCCCACCCACCCTCACCTCGCCCCCAAACACCACCACCCCCTCTTCACACCCTTCAACTTCGCCTACACAG GGGTCATCAACATCCTGGGGCTGCCAGTGACCCAGTGCCCTCTGGGATTGAGTGTAGAGGGTCTTCCCCTGGGGGTGCAGGTGGTGACTGGGAAGCTCCAGGACCGCCTGTCCCTAGCCATGGCCCTCTACCTGGAGAAGACCTACGGAGGCTGGAGAGACCCTGGAGCCGTCTGA